The proteins below are encoded in one region of Tessaracoccus aquimaris:
- a CDS encoding RNA polymerase sigma factor yields MGSAAHPADGGHRDSDALLPGGTHEVVQRYESLVYGIAVTHTECRGDADDAYQEVFLTYHRRQVEFNGEQHRKAWLITTALNCARRIRLSSWRTRVVPLTPEHVDAEPDGFTLATDEQNVLFRAIRALPETLRSVVYLFYFEDLSVARIAELLGVEQGAVRVRLSRGRARLRDQLLGGLFDE; encoded by the coding sequence GTGGGCTCAGCGGCACACCCCGCCGACGGCGGGCACCGGGACTCGGATGCCCTGCTGCCCGGCGGCACGCACGAGGTCGTGCAGCGCTACGAGTCGCTCGTCTACGGCATCGCCGTCACCCACACCGAGTGCAGGGGTGACGCGGACGACGCCTACCAGGAGGTCTTCCTGACCTACCACCGGCGTCAGGTCGAGTTCAACGGCGAGCAGCACCGCAAGGCCTGGCTGATCACGACGGCGCTGAACTGCGCCCGCCGGATCCGGCTCAGCTCGTGGCGGACCCGCGTCGTGCCGCTGACCCCTGAGCACGTCGATGCCGAGCCGGACGGCTTCACGCTGGCCACCGACGAGCAGAACGTGCTGTTCCGGGCGATCCGGGCGCTTCCCGAGACGCTGCGCAGTGTCGTGTACCTGTTCTACTTCGAGGATCTGAGCGTCGCGCGGATCGCGGAACTGCTGGGGGTGGAGCAGGGCGCCGTCCGGGTGCGCCTCTCCCGCGGCAGGGCGCGACTGCGCGACCAACTGCTGGGAGGGCTGTTCGATGAATGA
- a CDS encoding tetratricopeptide repeat protein translates to MTTLLTYNMGIQAFDERDYKTAIERFSAVLEEDPRNLNVREYLARAHYHRASLRPAEAEARTILEQDPTNEFVTLLLVRSLERQNRADEAVGLRRRLAALTGDDSHLTPQSL, encoded by the coding sequence GTGACCACCCTGCTGACCTACAACATGGGCATTCAGGCCTTCGACGAGCGCGACTACAAGACCGCGATCGAGCGGTTCTCGGCAGTCCTCGAGGAGGACCCCCGCAACCTGAACGTGCGCGAGTACCTGGCGCGGGCGCACTACCACCGCGCATCCCTGCGGCCTGCAGAGGCAGAGGCCCGCACGATCCTCGAGCAGGACCCGACCAACGAGTTCGTCACGCTGCTGCTCGTCCGCTCGCTCGAGCGCCAGAACAGGGCAGACGAGGCCGTCGGGCTGCGTCGCAGGCTCGCCGCGCTGACGGGCGACGACTCGCACCTGACGCCGCAGTCGCTGTAG
- the holA gene encoding DNA polymerase III subunit delta: MFNYLLVGIIPGWLSVGGHWQAWPMSSFGSTLLVTGPEAFLAQRAVARTRAAALKERPEADVNEITAAELEDTMLSEVVGGSLFSSDIVAVIDDVGACPPGVVDQLVAVAKNPGDELCLILVHHGGNKGKGLIDKLKKAKVPTEPVAAFKAWELPKFVAEEAKRNKIRISQDAAGELVSAVGNDLRALASAVAQLASDSDGGEIDAGLIKRYFAGRAEVTSFAVADAVLAGNANVAMERLRWALSTGAAPVLVTSAMAGAFRGMGKYIDAQGSRMNSNDLARQLGLPPWKMKDYARTSRLWGPGSVAGAIQLIAVGDAEVKGAATDPAFALERMVLGVLALARP; the protein is encoded by the coding sequence ATGTTCAACTATCTCCTGGTGGGGATTATTCCCGGCTGGCTGAGCGTCGGTGGGCACTGGCAAGCTTGGCCCATGTCATCGTTCGGCAGCACGCTCCTGGTCACCGGTCCTGAGGCCTTCCTCGCGCAGCGTGCGGTCGCCCGGACCAGGGCGGCCGCGCTCAAGGAGCGCCCCGAGGCCGACGTCAACGAGATCACCGCCGCCGAACTCGAGGACACCATGCTGTCCGAGGTCGTCGGCGGCTCCCTGTTCTCCAGCGACATCGTCGCCGTCATCGACGACGTCGGCGCCTGCCCGCCGGGCGTCGTCGACCAGTTGGTCGCGGTCGCGAAGAACCCGGGCGATGAACTCTGCCTGATCCTCGTCCACCACGGCGGCAACAAGGGCAAGGGGCTGATCGACAAGCTCAAGAAGGCCAAGGTGCCGACCGAGCCGGTCGCTGCGTTCAAGGCGTGGGAGTTGCCGAAGTTCGTGGCTGAGGAGGCCAAGCGCAACAAGATCCGGATCTCGCAGGACGCGGCGGGCGAACTCGTCTCGGCCGTCGGCAACGACCTGCGGGCGCTCGCCTCGGCGGTGGCGCAACTCGCCTCCGACTCCGACGGCGGAGAGATCGACGCTGGACTGATCAAGCGCTACTTCGCGGGACGGGCAGAGGTGACGTCCTTCGCGGTGGCCGACGCCGTGCTTGCGGGCAACGCGAACGTCGCGATGGAGCGGCTCAGGTGGGCGCTGTCGACGGGGGCCGCCCCGGTGTTGGTGACCAGCGCGATGGCGGGCGCGTTCCGGGGGATGGGCAAGTACATCGACGCGCAGGGCTCGCGGATGAACAGCAACGACCTCGCGCGGCAGTTGGGTCTTCCGCCGTGGAAGATGAAGGACTACGCCCGCACGTCGCGCCTCTGGGGCCCCGGCTCGGTGGCTGGGGCGATCCAGTTGATCGCCGTCGGCGACGCGGAGGTCAAGGGTGCGGCGACCGACCCGGCCTTCGCGCTGGAGCGGATGGTGCTCGGGGTCCTCGCGCTGGCCCGACCCTGA
- the rpsT gene encoding 30S ribosomal protein S20, with translation MANIKSQKKRNKTNEIARQRNKAVKSGLRTHVRAVRDAVAAGDSAKATEAAQVANRALDKAVSKGVIHKNQAANRKSAISTSVAAL, from the coding sequence GTGGCGAACATCAAGTCCCAGAAGAAGCGCAACAAGACCAACGAGATCGCGCGCCAGCGCAACAAGGCCGTGAAGTCGGGCCTGCGCACCCACGTCCGCGCCGTGCGCGACGCCGTCGCCGCTGGCGACTCCGCCAAGGCCACCGAGGCTGCCCAGGTCGCCAACCGCGCGCTGGACAAGGCCGTGAGCAAGGGCGTCATCCACAAGAACCAGGCCGCCAACCGCAAGTCGGCCATCTCCACCTCCGTCGCGGCTCTCTGA
- the lepA gene encoding translation elongation factor 4 has product MRKSMPAPRPGKTDPAIIRNFCIIAHIDHGKSTLADRMLQLTEVVDARQMRAQYLDRMEIERERGITIKSQAVRMPWTKDGVVHILNMIDTPGHVDFTYEVSRSLQACEGAVLLVDAAQGIEAQTLANLYLALEADLQIIPVLNKIDLPGANPEKYAEELAGIIGCDADEVLRVSGKTGQGVAELLDTVVEQIPAPVGDPSAPARALIFDSVYDTYRGVVTYVRVVDGELNHRERIRMMSTKATHELLEVGVISPEPVKADALGVGEVGYLITGVKDVRQSRVGDTVTLEHRAAETDLGGYRHPNPMVYAGLYPIDGDDFNELREALEKLQLNDAALTYEPESSAALGFGFRIGFLGLLHMEIVRERLEREFNLDLISTAPNVVYRVIMEDGTEHVVTNPSEYPEGKIAEVFEPVVRGTILAPSEYIGTILELCQTRRGVQRGLDYLSEDRVEIRYTLPLAEIVFDFFDALKSRTKGYASLDYEPDGEQASDLVKVDILLHGDPVDAFSAIVHKDKAYSYGLLMASKLKELIPRQQFEVPIQAAIGSRVIARETIRAIRKDVLAKCYGGDISRKRKLLEKQKEGKKRMKMVGRVEVPQEAFVAALSTSEPTKKP; this is encoded by the coding sequence ATGAGGAAATCGATGCCAGCACCGCGCCCAGGTAAGACCGATCCGGCGATCATCCGCAACTTCTGCATCATCGCCCACATCGATCATGGCAAGTCGACCCTTGCCGACCGCATGCTGCAGTTGACCGAGGTGGTCGACGCGCGGCAGATGCGCGCCCAGTACCTGGACCGGATGGAGATCGAGCGTGAGCGCGGCATCACCATCAAGTCGCAGGCCGTGCGGATGCCGTGGACAAAGGACGGCGTCGTGCACATCCTGAACATGATCGACACCCCCGGCCACGTGGACTTCACCTACGAGGTCTCCCGCTCGCTGCAGGCGTGCGAGGGCGCCGTGCTGCTCGTCGACGCCGCGCAAGGCATCGAGGCGCAGACCCTCGCGAACCTGTACCTCGCGCTCGAGGCCGACCTGCAGATCATCCCGGTGCTGAACAAGATCGACCTGCCCGGCGCCAACCCCGAGAAGTACGCCGAGGAACTCGCCGGCATCATCGGCTGCGACGCCGACGAGGTGCTGCGGGTCTCCGGCAAGACAGGTCAGGGCGTCGCCGAACTTCTCGACACGGTTGTCGAACAGATCCCCGCACCGGTCGGCGACCCGTCGGCCCCCGCCCGCGCTTTGATCTTCGACTCCGTCTACGACACCTACCGTGGCGTCGTCACCTACGTCCGAGTCGTGGACGGCGAACTCAACCACCGCGAGCGCATCCGGATGATGTCGACCAAGGCGACCCACGAGCTGCTCGAGGTCGGCGTCATCTCGCCCGAGCCCGTCAAGGCGGACGCCCTCGGCGTCGGCGAGGTCGGCTACCTGATCACCGGCGTGAAGGACGTTCGCCAGTCCCGCGTCGGCGACACCGTCACGCTCGAACATCGCGCGGCCGAGACCGACCTCGGCGGCTACCGGCACCCCAACCCGATGGTCTACGCGGGCCTGTACCCGATCGACGGCGACGACTTCAACGAACTGCGCGAGGCGCTCGAGAAGCTCCAACTCAACGACGCGGCGCTGACCTACGAGCCCGAAAGCTCGGCAGCGCTCGGCTTCGGCTTCCGGATCGGCTTCCTCGGCCTGCTGCACATGGAGATCGTGCGCGAGCGCCTGGAGCGCGAGTTCAACCTCGACCTCATCTCGACGGCGCCCAACGTCGTCTACCGCGTCATCATGGAGGACGGCACCGAGCACGTCGTGACCAACCCCTCCGAGTACCCGGAGGGCAAGATCGCCGAGGTGTTCGAGCCGGTGGTGCGCGGCACGATCCTGGCGCCCTCCGAGTACATCGGCACCATCCTCGAGCTGTGCCAGACCCGCCGCGGCGTCCAGCGCGGCCTTGACTACCTCAGCGAGGACCGCGTCGAGATCCGCTACACGCTGCCGCTTGCGGAGATCGTCTTCGACTTCTTCGACGCGCTGAAGTCGCGCACCAAGGGCTACGCGTCGCTCGACTACGAGCCCGACGGCGAGCAGGCCTCAGACCTCGTCAAGGTCGACATCCTCCTGCATGGCGACCCGGTCGACGCCTTCTCGGCGATCGTGCACAAGGACAAGGCCTACAGCTACGGCCTGCTGATGGCGTCGAAGCTGAAGGAACTGATCCCGAGGCAGCAGTTCGAGGTGCCGATCCAGGCGGCCATCGGCTCGCGCGTCATCGCCCGCGAGACCATCCGCGCGATCCGCAAGGACGTGCTTGCCAAGTGCTACGGCGGCGACATCTCGCGTAAGCGCAAGCTGCTGGAGAAGCAGAAGGAAGGCAAGAAGCGGATGAAGATGGTCGGCCGCGTCGAGGTGCCCCAGGAGGCCTTCGTCGCAGCCCTGTCGACGTCCGAGCCGACCAAGAAGCCCTGA
- the hrpB gene encoding ATP-dependent helicase HrpB encodes MRSLSDLVADGCGLPFAAASDALRDAVAGRGLAVVEAPPGTGKTTLAPPVLAGVVEGRVLVTQPRRVAARAAARRLASLTGTQVGDLAGFTVRGERRVGRGTRIEMLTPGVLLRRLLRDPALEGVGAVILDEVHERGLDTDLLVGLLGEVRELRDDLAVVAMSATADAAGFAALLGGDGGPAPIVGVPAVTHPLEARYAPGPLPLDARGVSRDFLAHVAAVATRAFAERPDDGDLLVFLPGVREVRTVAERLRADLDAEVLELHGQVPPREQDRAIAERAPSGRPRVVVTTNLAESSLTVAGVRVVVDAGLSREPRRDASRGMAGLVTVREARSSADQRAGRAARQGPGVVWRCFDEQTYLGLRPQVTPEAQTADLTGALLTLAAWGAPRGEGLRLPSALPAGSVADDEAVLGWLGAVDADGRITATGRRLAEIPAAPRWARALLDSGPLTGTRAAAEVVAAVELDVSGDLQREVARLRRGGSPESRRWSSEVERLERLVPAHAGIGAVPGVAVVLAYPERVARRVGDAYLLASGTRAAAPADLAGHEWLAVAEVTRAAGASAAGTGAVIRSGAPIDEATARLAGLLVDEVRGDLVDGRLRARRVSALGAIELSSTPVPASELGPDTVRRYVEDHGLGLIGFSPAADALRRRLALLHRVLGDPWPDVSEEALLARLDEWLGPELASAARSGRLAGIDLAAPLRRLLPWPQAGRLDELAPERLLVPSGSRIRLDYPPHDESGPVVVAVKLQEMFGLADSPRLVDGRVDVVFHLLSPAGRPLAITGDLASFWSGPYQQVRSEMRGRYPKHPWPEDPWTAPATARTKRRS; translated from the coding sequence GTGCGTTCCCTCTCCGATCTGGTGGCCGACGGCTGCGGCCTGCCGTTCGCCGCGGCCTCCGACGCCCTGCGCGATGCGGTCGCGGGCCGTGGGCTCGCCGTCGTCGAGGCCCCTCCTGGCACCGGGAAGACCACCCTCGCGCCGCCGGTGCTGGCGGGCGTCGTCGAGGGCAGGGTGCTCGTGACGCAGCCACGCAGGGTCGCGGCGCGGGCCGCCGCGCGCCGGTTGGCATCCCTGACAGGGACGCAGGTCGGCGACCTGGCCGGTTTCACGGTGCGCGGCGAGCGGCGGGTCGGGCGCGGCACCCGGATCGAGATGCTGACCCCAGGGGTGCTGCTGCGGAGGCTGCTGCGCGACCCGGCGCTGGAGGGCGTCGGGGCCGTGATCCTCGACGAGGTGCACGAGCGCGGGCTCGACACCGACCTGCTGGTGGGCCTGCTTGGGGAGGTCCGCGAACTCCGCGACGACCTGGCCGTCGTGGCGATGTCGGCCACCGCCGACGCCGCCGGCTTCGCGGCGTTGCTGGGCGGCGACGGTGGGCCCGCGCCGATCGTCGGGGTGCCGGCCGTCACGCACCCGCTGGAGGCGCGCTACGCGCCGGGGCCGCTGCCACTCGACGCCAGAGGCGTGTCGCGCGACTTCCTGGCCCACGTCGCCGCCGTGGCGACCCGGGCGTTCGCGGAGCGCCCCGATGACGGCGACCTGCTGGTCTTCCTGCCAGGGGTGCGCGAGGTGCGCACCGTCGCGGAGCGCCTGCGTGCCGACCTCGACGCCGAGGTGCTCGAACTGCACGGCCAGGTCCCTCCGAGGGAGCAGGACCGGGCGATCGCCGAGCGCGCGCCGTCGGGCAGGCCCCGCGTGGTCGTCACGACAAACCTCGCCGAGTCGTCCCTGACGGTTGCCGGGGTGCGGGTCGTGGTGGACGCGGGCCTCTCCCGGGAACCGCGCCGCGACGCATCGCGTGGGATGGCAGGGCTGGTGACGGTGCGCGAGGCGCGCTCGTCGGCCGATCAGCGGGCCGGCCGCGCCGCGCGCCAGGGCCCGGGTGTGGTGTGGCGCTGCTTCGACGAGCAGACCTACCTCGGTCTGCGCCCGCAGGTCACCCCCGAGGCACAGACGGCTGACCTGACTGGCGCGCTCCTGACGCTGGCCGCCTGGGGCGCGCCCCGCGGCGAGGGCCTGCGCCTCCCCTCCGCGCTGCCCGCCGGTTCGGTGGCCGACGACGAGGCCGTGCTCGGCTGGCTGGGCGCCGTCGATGCGGACGGCAGGATCACCGCCACCGGCCGTCGGCTGGCCGAGATCCCCGCCGCCCCGCGCTGGGCGAGGGCGCTGCTCGACAGCGGGCCGCTGACCGGCACGCGCGCCGCGGCAGAGGTGGTCGCCGCCGTCGAACTGGACGTCTCGGGCGACCTGCAGCGCGAGGTCGCCCGGCTGCGCAGGGGCGGCTCGCCCGAGTCGCGGCGCTGGTCCTCGGAGGTGGAGCGACTCGAGCGCCTGGTTCCCGCGCACGCCGGGATCGGCGCGGTCCCCGGGGTCGCCGTCGTGCTCGCCTACCCCGAGCGCGTCGCGCGGCGGGTGGGAGATGCCTACCTGCTCGCGTCCGGGACACGCGCGGCGGCGCCCGCCGATCTCGCGGGCCACGAGTGGCTGGCCGTCGCCGAGGTGACCCGGGCGGCGGGCGCGTCGGCCGCGGGCACAGGGGCCGTGATCCGCTCAGGGGCGCCGATCGACGAGGCGACCGCGCGGCTCGCGGGTCTGTTGGTGGACGAGGTGCGAGGCGACCTGGTCGACGGTCGGCTGCGGGCCCGCAGGGTGAGCGCGTTGGGGGCCATCGAGCTGTCGTCGACGCCGGTGCCCGCCTCCGAACTCGGCCCCGACACTGTGCGGCGCTACGTGGAGGACCACGGGCTCGGCCTGATCGGCTTCTCCCCCGCCGCCGATGCGCTGCGGCGCCGACTCGCGCTGCTGCACCGCGTCCTGGGCGACCCGTGGCCCGACGTCTCGGAGGAGGCGTTGCTCGCCCGCCTCGACGAGTGGCTCGGCCCCGAACTGGCCTCGGCTGCGCGCTCGGGTCGGCTAGCGGGCATCGACCTGGCCGCGCCGCTGCGCAGGCTGCTGCCCTGGCCTCAGGCCGGTCGACTGGACGAGTTGGCACCGGAGCGGTTGCTGGTGCCGAGCGGCTCCCGGATCCGGCTCGACTACCCGCCGCACGACGAGTCGGGGCCGGTCGTGGTGGCGGTGAAGCTTCAGGAGATGTTCGGCCTCGCGGACTCCCCCAGGCTGGTCGACGGCCGCGTCGACGTCGTCTTCCACCTGCTCTCGCCCGCCGGGAGGCCGTTGGCGATCACGGGCGACCTCGCGTCGTTCTGGTCGGGGCCCTACCAGCAGGTGCGCTCCGAGATGCGCGGCCGGTACCCGAAGCATCCCTGGCCCGAGGACCCGTGGACGGCCCCCGCGACAGCCCGGACGAAGCGGCGCTCGTGA
- a CDS encoding carbohydrate ABC transporter permease has protein sequence MRTSRVAQGLRYVIAIALALFFLLPLYVIVRNAFSTNANITSAKWNWLPDQVNLTNLTSLLANDSIGIGRAMANSAIMAGLQTLGTVVVSLLAGYALARYDNRVSRALLALTIFTLMVPAATTFVPMFIITAQLGWIDTFRGLVIPGMFSAFATYLFRQFFLDFPTELEDASLIDGCNPWTSFWRIVVPNSRGIIAAVGTIILIGSWNAFLWPTLVGRDATRTVQVALSQFMTSQGVRYPELFMGTLVAVLPMLFVFLFLQRYLVQGLTTSGLR, from the coding sequence ATGAGGACCTCACGGGTCGCGCAGGGACTGCGCTACGTCATCGCGATCGCGCTCGCGCTGTTCTTCCTGCTACCGCTGTACGTGATCGTGCGCAACGCGTTCTCCACCAACGCCAACATCACCTCAGCGAAGTGGAACTGGCTGCCCGACCAGGTCAACCTGACCAACCTCACCTCGCTGCTGGCCAACGACTCGATCGGCATCGGCCGGGCGATGGCCAACTCGGCCATCATGGCGGGCCTGCAGACGCTCGGCACCGTTGTCGTCAGCCTGCTCGCCGGGTACGCGCTGGCCCGCTACGACAACCGGGTCTCGCGCGCGCTACTTGCGCTGACGATCTTCACGCTGATGGTGCCCGCCGCGACGACCTTCGTGCCGATGTTCATCATCACCGCCCAACTCGGCTGGATCGACACCTTCCGCGGCCTGGTGATCCCCGGCATGTTCTCGGCCTTCGCGACCTACCTGTTCCGGCAGTTCTTCCTGGACTTCCCGACCGAGTTGGAGGACGCGTCGCTGATCGACGGGTGCAACCCGTGGACGAGTTTTTGGCGCATCGTGGTGCCCAACTCGCGGGGCATCATCGCGGCGGTCGGCACCATCATCCTGATCGGCTCCTGGAACGCGTTCCTGTGGCCGACCCTGGTCGGCAGGGACGCGACCCGCACCGTCCAGGTGGCGCTCAGCCAGTTCATGACCAGCCAGGGCGTGCGCTACCCCGAACTGTTCATGGGGACCCTCGTGGCGGTGCTTCCGATGCTGTTCGTGTTCCTCTTCCTGCAGCGCTACCTCGTACAGGGCCTCACCACCTCCGGCCTGCGCTGA
- a CDS encoding carbohydrate ABC transporter permease gives MSDAAAPAQPPDRRGLWRRIRGTQGRNLWFAAFVAPFFLGLVVFVYVPILWSAVLSFFEARNTVTPTKFVGFGNYAYLLQDRLFLNSLVVFIAFAVFIVPLTYVCSLGLALLLDKITIGRAFFRSVFFIPTAVSYVIAAIIWRFGFFNGARFGLLNSFLRSLGLEQPINWLGGGNNLYWVALVSARLWLQVGFYMILFIAGLNKIPVETYEAAALDGASGWRLLRWITLPQLKATSVAVIMLLLINAFQAFDEFYNMLGSIGQYPPYGRPPLVHLYLIALGGGQQDLGVGGAGTMILTSIIVVFGVAQNWILNRGGKA, from the coding sequence ATGAGCGACGCCGCAGCCCCCGCGCAGCCCCCGGACCGCCGGGGGCTGTGGCGTCGTATCCGCGGGACGCAGGGCCGCAACCTGTGGTTCGCGGCCTTCGTGGCACCGTTCTTCCTCGGGTTGGTGGTCTTCGTCTACGTCCCGATCCTGTGGAGCGCCGTGCTCTCCTTCTTCGAGGCCCGCAACACCGTCACGCCCACCAAGTTCGTCGGGTTCGGCAACTACGCCTACCTGCTGCAGGACCGGCTGTTCCTGAACTCGCTCGTGGTGTTCATCGCGTTCGCGGTGTTCATCGTGCCGCTCACCTACGTCTGCTCGCTCGGGCTGGCGCTGCTGCTGGACAAGATCACCATCGGGCGGGCGTTCTTCCGGTCGGTGTTCTTCATCCCGACGGCGGTCAGTTACGTGATCGCCGCGATCATCTGGCGCTTCGGCTTCTTCAACGGCGCCCGCTTCGGCCTGCTCAACTCGTTCCTGCGCTCGCTCGGCCTCGAGCAGCCGATCAACTGGCTCGGCGGTGGCAACAACCTGTACTGGGTCGCGCTGGTCTCCGCGAGGCTGTGGCTGCAGGTCGGCTTCTACATGATCTTGTTCATCGCTGGCCTGAACAAGATCCCCGTCGAGACCTACGAGGCGGCCGCCCTCGACGGCGCGTCGGGGTGGCGACTGCTGCGCTGGATCACGCTTCCGCAACTCAAGGCCACCAGCGTCGCCGTCATCATGCTGCTGCTGATCAACGCGTTCCAGGCGTTCGACGAGTTCTACAACATGCTCGGCTCGATCGGCCAGTACCCGCCATACGGTCGGCCGCCTCTGGTGCACCTGTACCTGATCGCGCTCGGCGGGGGCCAGCAGGACCTCGGCGTCGGCGGCGCGGGCACCATGATCCTGACCTCGATCATCGTGGTGTTCGGCGTCGCCCAGAACTGGATCCTGAACCGGGGCGGGAAGGCATGA
- a CDS encoding ABC transporter substrate-binding protein has translation MNISRRSLLLAGGSLAAAATLAACGSNNPLASGTPSEAKPSGATSPNASAPAGGGDVTLQQWYHEYGEAGVKEAVEKYAAAYTAAKVEVKWTPGDYGSILAAQLLTTDVPDVFEVEQGGSLDMIRSGQLADLTDIMAPVKDQFNPAVMKRFTFEDKVHGIPQTIDMQLLYYRPSLLQKAGVEPPKTFADLVKVADAVKSADIGGFFAGNDGGLGVLGTILIWASGNEQLTEDRSAVAFLNDNFYNALTAYRDFYKSAGLLQAASAEWYDGAAFVNGETAMQWGGLWSLPDIQKAWGDDVGVLPFPAIGAGGRPAVPFGAFGACVAAKGKNVDASKEFVKWLWIDQDEDQVDFSNSYGTHIPAKTALVAKADKLAAGPGKDAADFVSNHGFANDIMWSGAMGDAYNAAVSNVIKDGKDPKAEFAAFEATAKTELAKLAG, from the coding sequence ATGAACATCTCCCGACGATCCCTGTTGCTTGCAGGGGGCAGCCTGGCGGCCGCGGCGACCCTCGCGGCCTGCGGCTCCAACAACCCGCTCGCCTCCGGCACCCCGAGCGAGGCCAAGCCTTCCGGCGCGACCTCCCCCAATGCGTCAGCCCCCGCAGGTGGCGGCGACGTGACGCTCCAGCAGTGGTACCACGAGTACGGCGAGGCGGGCGTCAAGGAGGCCGTCGAGAAGTACGCCGCCGCTTACACCGCGGCCAAGGTCGAGGTGAAGTGGACCCCCGGCGACTACGGCTCGATCCTCGCGGCCCAACTGCTGACCACCGACGTCCCCGACGTGTTCGAGGTCGAGCAGGGCGGCTCGCTCGACATGATCCGCTCGGGCCAGTTGGCCGACCTGACCGACATCATGGCGCCGGTCAAGGACCAGTTCAACCCCGCCGTCATGAAGCGGTTCACGTTCGAGGACAAGGTCCACGGCATCCCGCAGACCATCGACATGCAGTTGCTGTACTACCGGCCCTCGCTGCTGCAGAAGGCGGGCGTCGAGCCGCCGAAGACCTTCGCAGACCTCGTCAAGGTGGCAGACGCGGTCAAGTCCGCCGACATCGGCGGGTTCTTCGCCGGAAACGACGGTGGCCTCGGCGTGCTCGGCACCATCCTGATCTGGGCCTCCGGCAACGAGCAGTTGACCGAGGACCGCAGCGCGGTCGCCTTCCTCAACGACAACTTCTACAACGCGCTCACGGCCTACCGGGACTTCTACAAGTCGGCCGGCCTGCTGCAGGCGGCGTCGGCCGAATGGTACGACGGCGCGGCCTTCGTCAACGGCGAGACGGCGATGCAGTGGGGCGGCCTGTGGTCGCTTCCCGACATCCAGAAGGCGTGGGGCGACGACGTCGGCGTGCTGCCCTTCCCCGCCATCGGTGCGGGCGGCCGTCCAGCGGTGCCGTTCGGCGCGTTCGGCGCCTGCGTCGCCGCCAAGGGCAAGAACGTCGACGCCTCCAAGGAGTTCGTCAAGTGGCTGTGGATCGACCAGGACGAGGACCAGGTCGACTTCTCCAACTCGTACGGAACCCACATCCCCGCCAAGACGGCGCTGGTCGCCAAGGCCGACAAGTTGGCGGCTGGCCCGGGTAAGGACGCGGCCGACTTCGTGTCGAACCACGGCTTCGCCAACGACATCATGTGGTCGGGCGCGATGGGCGACGCCTACAACGCCGCCGTCAGCAACGTGATCAAGGACGGCAAGGACCCGAAGGCCGAGTTCGCCGCCTTCGAGGCGACCGCCAAGACCGAACTGGCCAAGCTGGCTGGCTGA
- the hemW gene encoding radical SAM family heme chaperone HemW has product MPFCRVRCGYCDFNTYTPGEAGDGASSSYLTAVRSELDLAAREVGGRSVQSVFFGGGTPTWLPEPDLSGILTAIGERFDLTPDAEITTEANPETLTPEYLAALRGNGFTRISLGLQSVVPHVLRVLEREHSPQRGLDAARWASEAGFEHVSLDLIYGTPGESLDDWRASLDAVTRTPVDHVSAYSLIVEEGTRLAMQVRRGTVPMPDDDDLADKYLAAEEALAGLGFDNYEVSNWARPGGECRHNLAYWKGDDWWGIGPGAHSHVGGVRFWNRKHPRSYAQALSEGHSPALAREVLDDDQRRIERVLLELRLRDGLPLAVLTPTERARLASMGDLVELFGDRVRVARGARLLADGVIRDLLD; this is encoded by the coding sequence GTGCCGTTCTGCCGGGTCCGCTGCGGATACTGCGACTTCAACACCTACACGCCGGGCGAGGCGGGCGACGGCGCCTCATCCTCGTACCTGACGGCGGTGCGCTCCGAACTCGACCTCGCGGCCCGCGAGGTGGGCGGCCGCAGCGTGCAGAGCGTCTTCTTCGGCGGCGGCACCCCGACCTGGCTCCCCGAGCCCGACCTGTCCGGCATCCTGACCGCCATCGGCGAGCGCTTCGACCTGACCCCCGATGCCGAGATCACCACCGAGGCGAACCCGGAGACCCTCACGCCCGAGTACCTCGCGGCGCTGCGCGGCAACGGGTTCACCCGGATCTCGCTCGGGCTGCAGTCGGTGGTGCCTCACGTGCTGCGCGTCCTGGAGCGCGAACACAGCCCGCAGCGTGGCCTCGATGCCGCGCGGTGGGCAAGCGAGGCCGGCTTTGAGCACGTCAGCCTCGACCTGATCTACGGCACGCCGGGGGAGAGCCTCGACGACTGGCGCGCAAGCCTCGACGCCGTCACCCGGACCCCTGTCGACCACGTCAGCGCCTACTCACTGATCGTCGAGGAGGGCACCCGGCTCGCAATGCAGGTGCGCCGCGGCACGGTGCCGATGCCAGACGACGACGACCTGGCCGACAAGTACCTGGCGGCGGAGGAGGCCCTCGCGGGGCTCGGGTTCGACAACTACGAGGTGTCCAACTGGGCACGCCCTGGCGGCGAGTGCCGTCACAACCTCGCGTATTGGAAGGGTGACGACTGGTGGGGGATCGGGCCGGGCGCGCACTCGCACGTCGGAGGGGTCCGGTTCTGGAATCGCAAGCATCCGCGCAGCTACGCGCAGGCGCTCTCCGAGGGGCACTCGCCTGCGCTGGCCCGCGAGGTCCTCGACGACGATCAGCGCAGGATCGAGCGCGTGCTGCTCGAGTTGCGGTTGCGCGACGGGCTCCCGCTCGCCGTCCTGACGCCGACGGAGCGCGCCCGGCTCGCGTCGATGGGGGACCTCGTCGAACTCTTCGGCGACCGGGTCCGGGTCGCGCGCGGCGCCAGGCTGCTCGCCGACGGCGTGATCCGGGACCTTCTCGATTAG